One part of the Deltaproteobacteria bacterium genome encodes these proteins:
- the hcp gene encoding type VI secretion system tube protein Hcp, with the protein MAMTVHLELLANGTKIDGDSTILSMGRENTIECLSFEDSVRTAREASSGMASGERTYEPVRITKRIDKSSPLLAKALCNNEAIEATFRFFRPSPAGDGTTQQFFTVKIDEARINSVVRVSPDVIDPAAANAPPTEEVTFVFGYIQWTYEPDGVEHIDHWSQRT; encoded by the coding sequence ATGGCTATGACAGTGCATCTTGAATTATTGGCCAATGGCACCAAGATTGATGGTGACTCGACAATTCTTTCCATGGGCAGGGAGAACACCATAGAATGCCTTTCATTTGAGGATTCCGTGCGAACGGCGCGTGAGGCTTCATCGGGCATGGCGAGTGGCGAGAGAACGTATGAACCAGTCAGGATTACGAAGCGCATTGACAAAAGTTCGCCGTTGTTGGCCAAGGCCTTGTGTAATAACGAGGCTATAGAGGCCACGTTCCGGTTTTTCAGGCCGAGCCCTGCTGGTGATGGAACCACCCAACAATTTTTCACCGTCAAGATCGATGAAGCAAGGATTAATTCGGTCGTTCGAGTCAGTCCGGATGTCATTGACCCGGCTGCTGCGAATGCCCCGCCCACAGAGGAAGTGACCTTCGTCTTTGGGTATATTCAGTGGACCTATGAGCCTGACGGGGTCGAACATATTGATCACTGGTCACAAAGAACTTAG
- the tssE gene encoding type VI secretion system baseplate subunit TssE produces the protein MREDRLLERIRAWQEEPENRTRKDPKRVVDSVLNHLQRILNTRQGSVPIGEDYGVPDFTDLVSAYPDGVREFERSIRQTIQKYEPRLKAVRVHFVPLEDDVLSLGFQITGRLATEDHKESIVFQSVVGSGGKISVRR, from the coding sequence ATGCGCGAAGACAGACTCCTTGAAAGGATCAGAGCCTGGCAAGAGGAGCCGGAGAACCGGACAAGGAAAGACCCAAAAAGGGTCGTCGATTCCGTATTAAACCACCTCCAGCGAATTCTCAACACCAGGCAGGGTAGTGTGCCTATCGGGGAAGATTACGGTGTGCCCGACTTTACCGACCTCGTGAGCGCTTACCCTGATGGCGTGAGGGAGTTTGAGAGGTCGATTAGGCAGACAATACAAAAGTATGAACCCCGCTTGAAGGCAGTCCGGGTTCATTTTGTTCCGCTAGAAGATGATGTCCTTTCCTTGGGTTTTCAGATTACCGGCAGATTGGCAACAGAGGACCACAAGGAGTCTATCGTTTTTCAGAGTGTTGTTGGCTCTGGCGGGAAAATCAGTGTTAGACGGTAA